One stretch of Arachis duranensis cultivar V14167 chromosome 1, aradu.V14167.gnm2.J7QH, whole genome shotgun sequence DNA includes these proteins:
- the LOC110279243 gene encoding uncharacterized protein LOC110279243 has protein sequence MSKRGGKYPGVSASTLRARFKSKNLEKEWSTSKLDKVGLESEVNQPCRGRRKVIVKKRKLSTIDVEDSDDLSEGDKGVPLEELPRFVENKKHFHGFTEGGEGSSLWSKDGTYIFITDDIGQSDANKAVVEEAGDIAIDQFMQVVGLRIASLRRSQEIRHRKSLLLFEEANKFNEELGTKKKVIDELEEKVSEKEKELCTMKEKYENESELLKKKNAELASLQEQIMEVSVKMKDLKKSK, from the exons ATGAGCAAAAGAG GTGGGAAGTATCCTGGTGTGTCAGCTTCAACCCTGAGGGCTcgttttaaaagtaaaaatttggAGAAAGAATGGTCGACTTCGAAGCTGGATAAGGTGGGGTTGGAAAGTGAGGTTAATCAACCTTGCCGAGGTCGTAGGAAGGTTATCGTAAAAAAGAGAAAGTTGAGTACGATTGATGTTGAAGATTCTGACGATTTATCTGAAGGGGATAAGGGGGTTCCCCTAGAAGAGTTGCCTAGAtttgttgaaaataaaaaacattttcaTGGTTTTACAGAGGGTGGGGAAGGTTCCTCTCTATGGAGTAAGGATGGCACATACATTTTTATCACTGATGATATCGGCCAGTCTGATGCCAATAAGGCTGTGGTAGAGGAGGCTGGTGATATCGCTATCGACCAGTTTATGCAG GTCGTTGGATTGCGGATTGCAAGTCTCAGGCGTAGCCAGGAGATTAGGCATAGGAAGTCTTTGCTGTTGTTTGAGGAAGCTAACAAGTTTAATGAGGAGCTTGGGACGAAGAAAAAAGTTATTgatgaattagaagaaaaagtTTCAGAGAAGGAAAAAGAGCTTTGTACCATGAAGGAGAAGTATGAAAACGAGTCTGagttgttgaagaagaagaatgctgaGCTTGCAAGTTTGCAGGAGCAAATAATGGAAGTTTCTGTTAAAATGAAGGACCTGAAGAAGTCAAAATAG